AtcacataaatgaaattgagaacAAAGTTGTAACaaatattggaataatataTCGCCAAAGTTTTTACTTGCCTAAAACTGTATTGCATACATTATATTGTTCTTTAATCTTGCCATATTGTTATTACTGTAATCTGTTCTGGGCTAACACATACCAAACTCATCTCTCTATTTCTCCAGACGACAAGATACCACTAGCAAATACTAAAATTAGCTTTCATTCcctgaaattattgaaattagaTGACATCAACAAACTTCAACAATGTAATTTTCTCTACAGGTGTTTAAATTCTAAAATTCCACAAAAATTTTGTGATTCATTTACGCATGTTTCCAACATACACCATTTTGATACCCactcaaataatcaaatattcattcCCAAACCAAAAAATAATCTTCCAACACAACATTCATTATACTGGCCCCAAAATATGGAACTAAATTCCAGATCACATAAACAAAAATCTCTATCAACAACTAGctttaagtataaaatgaaaaaattgcttTTGTCATCCTATacatatgtattatatatattatatattttcataattctatttcaattttttgtttcataaatGGATATTAACGTGATGAATTCATTTGGATTGGCCGTAAAAAAGGTATATTTCCTTTGTATGGCTGATGCCCTTTCAgtatacatgcatatatttAATGTGTTTGTATTGATATGTATCATGTTTGTACAGTATCATTGTTGCtgagaataataaaatgaattgaaatcttTTTGTAGAAAAAGCTGAATGATTCCATTGAGCTCCTTGCCGCATATAAGAAAGGAAGTCTGCCTGATGGGGTTACCAATAAACAGCTCTGGGAGGCACAGAAAATTAAACAGGTAAAAGTCTTATTTTCTGAAAGGCTTTTAGATTTTAATagatcttcctttctttctttttatgatttattattgTAGACAACATGGGGGAGAACCTTGTCCCATAGGCTGCTTTATAACATTCAAAATTCCAAGCCTTTTAGTACACTTGCTgtttacttacatgtatttataagtTTGTGTTTGAAATGAATTGTTTGTACCACAGCAAAAATATTAACTTTAGTCATCAACCAAAATCTGGTCTTCATTAAAGAACATGTGTTACAAAATGATAACTCACAAAATTTTAAGGCTTGTTCAGAATATGAAAGAGGGAAAAACTTAGCTGGAGGGGAGAGAAAAATGACTATAGATGTATAATGATATACAAACTTCCATCAAACACaatttatgaataaacaaaCTCATTTGCAATTGTACACATAATCACTAAAAGTTGTACATGTTATGTATAATATTGATACTTTATTAATATTTCAGGCAATAATTCACCCTGATACAGGAGAAAAGGTTTTTATGCCTTTCAGAATGTCAGGTAAGAATTAATTCtctttataaaattattttttctgacttTCTGAAATGTAGGGATTAAAGGAATGTACACAGCATGGAAGATTATGTATTTTACGTTTTTTTTGCTGTTGACGCAATATTTCCTGATCAGTTTGCATTCTTGTATGGACATGTGTCTCTGTCAAAGAGGGACCCTGTTGAGGACTTTGCCCCTTGATATTAGGATATGGGACAAGTGGACTTTGTTCAAGTGTTACAGCTGTTAGACCACATCCACTTTGAACAATTCCAcgagagtgtttcatgaaggcTTTGTCAGTGGTTTTCATTGATAGACttcctttcagccaatcaggtgCACAGATTTGCAGTTCTTATAACAATAGTCACTATTTGTTTGATGAAATGTTTCCCAGGTCAAGACCTGTATTACTCTGTAGGGTCCCTAGATCCCTGTCAGAATGCAGCATTTTCATACTAGTCTCATAATGTAtccaatggatttttttttctgctttacCATACAACAATCATATCACAAAATTTCCAAAatatgcaatatacatgtatatcgttTTGAAGCATTCCATAGTTTTCAATGACAATTGAATTAATAATATCAGATCATGACTTACGAACCGAGatatatttgtgatttttttgtgtgaaaggGTATACAAACGAGCCTGCCTGTTAGGGATCAAACGTAAACAATCTTTTGGACTAATTTGAGTATTAGAGGAAATTATGTTTTGCATAATGAGGTCTAAATAAATTGCTTGGAGTTTTGTGATTTTTTGACATAGAGGAggtagacagacagacagaattCAGGCTCCAATgtatattgaataaaataatgttgcttaatatgtaaattttgaaatatataggcctaaatccTTAATTTTAAATCACGTAGATCTCTtttgatattcattattttttcctcatttaaATTTACTTCAGGATTTGTTCcatttggatcacccattgttGTAGGCCTCTTACTACCAAACCAAACCCTTGCATCTACTGTATTCTGGCAAGTATGTTATAACCTGTCAAATACCttacattttgtcaaaattataaggtaaaaatgttattttcccgTTGATGACCATGTGATTGATGTTTCTGTTAGAAGAATCCTGGAAACGTTACGTCTAGAAACATACAGGCCTAGGATTAtggtaattgtttttttattcggtttctaataattttgaaagaaatgacaaatgaatttgatactatatacatgtatgttgtactAAAAAGTTTTTAGATGATTATTTGAAACTCAATAGGAACAACCTTTtgaagttatgaattttttggGGCATTTAAGGCATaaagattaataataataattgcggTATCTTGTTGAGTGCAcacaccgtccagagacgctcatAATGCTGGcccagcaacagttcctttggatatacaacaacaaattaatgcaaacaaatacaaacaaataaaataaagagattAGATTAGATTTAATTTGAAGACTTGCATGATGACCATGATTGTAAAATAATAATCTCTCAATTTCCTATAGTTACCTGACCTACATTGTACATGCGCAGATCATTGTCCATTTTCCATTGTTTATTTTAGTTTGTTGaatatattgaatatataaagataaagaaaatatccTGACTCCATCTCTCACTCCCTACCCCTTcctatctcccccccccctctctctatgtTGTTTCCCTTTTACAGTGGTTTAACCAAAGTCACAACGCTGGAGTCAACTATGCAAATAGAAATGCTACTAAAGTAAGTCAAAAATTTTCCCAAATCGTAACTGATGAATAGCCTGCAGTttcataaaatgatattttatttgagAGTTCTTGTTACATTTAGAATTGTGTAGTATTGAATCAGATTAGGACTGACTTTTATCCGGCCAAGGGTCATTGAGTCGCAGAATCTTGTCGTATAAACGCTATTGTTCAATTTTGCAATTTTATCTGAGTGGAAAGCTAAATGGGTAGGCTATAACttaatgaattgaaatataGGACTCCTCTTTTTATCTTACATTCAACAAATTTATAAACTAATTTCTCTTTCCTCCAAATATATAGCCAACAGTGGGTAAATTTTCCTGCAATTTCTTGAATAATTATCACTTTTGCACCATATCtatgaatatttttcttctttttccacATGAGAtcacaatttcattaaaaatctgaTTTGAATGGTCATATATCAGTCCTATAAAATCCTCATAAAGATTTACAAATTCCTACCAAAGATAACattgcaaaatttaaaattgtttatttggatttttaaatatcaaagcgttttttttaaataactttcaCCTTGTTGacataatttcaattatttgcttattgattttctttgaaataaagcaTTACGAAACTTTGTGTTTAAAAATGGATCTCCTCTGACACCCCAATTTCAAATTCCAAGCTACTTtcactcgccccccccccatcccaatATCAACAAGGAATGGTTATccttaaaggggtggtccaggccagctccaaaaaatatttagcccgtagtaaataattacaggagCCATTTCAAAAAGTATTATCTCCTTACTCGACTTTGGAGATTTTTAAGAGCATTTCTTGTAACGGTTATTTGGGgcaaaaagaattaaatttcgCGCACATGTAGCGAGATCGGTCACGTGACTGTGACGTACCATCTCCACTTTGGTTTCGCAACAATCCAGCGCGCGACGTCTCACAGCTGCAATATGCCTATGTGTCAGGCATACGGCTGCTCGGTTCGGCCGGGAGAAAATAACCATAAAAGTGCGTTTTCTATACCAAATCCGATCCGAGATCGAGAGAGATGTGCCCAGTGGCTTCACAATATTGGGACTGACAAGTttgacataaaaacatacaaatataacgCGAGTAGAGTCGTTTGCGAGGACCAAATGCTCTCTCTGGCCGTCGGCATCACCGGGCAGTTCCCGCACCGACACCAGTCATTTCTCCCCACTCGCTGGCTGCGGTACGATCGGATCTTCCTccacctcttcttcttctattcttCGACGGTTCTCCAACTCTTCCGCATTCCACCTTGGTTGGAATGCATATCCCGCAGGACCCGACATATTAATTgttcaaattatgaaataaacggcgagaaacaaacaaattgtGAATTACAGGGTCGACGGTGGCTGCAATCAATGCAAGtcgaaaactacatgtagctaataCCGTACGTATGCGGCCGGCGCTGATGATCTATACCTACGCATACGTGCGAGCGATAGctgctagctagctagctagctcgcTCGCGCTCGTAGCATAGCAGCAGCCAGCGAAGCCAAAGTGGAGATGCTACGTCACAGAAAAAGCTGCGCATTGCATTCTGGGATCGTATAGACTCGTGCCAGAATATGATTttggcaaaattgaaaattcaataaaaaataactgtgcctcttatttcttaaaaaaaatatagtatagGAAAGAGAAGGTTTTTGTCTATCTAGTGGATATAAATTAAACCTggcctggaccacccctttaaaggacaagtccactccaacaaaaacttgatttgaataaaaagagaaaaattcaacaagcataacactgaaaatttcatcaaaatcggatgtaaaataagaaagttatgacattttaaagtttcgcttcatttcacaaaacagttatatgcacatctcggtcggtatgcaaatgagggaattgatgacatcactcactcactatttcttttgtattttattatatgaaatatgaaatattttgattttctcgtcattgtcatgtgaaatgaagtttcattcctccctgaacacgtggaattccattattttaacattttgtgcttcagttAAGGAgatcctaatcatcaaattcgtaaaaattgaaatattgtataattcaaacaataaaaaacaaaagaaatagtgagtgagtgacatcatcgactctctcatttggatgtaactggctcgttcatataactattttgtaaaaaatatgcgaaactttgaagtgtcataactttcctattttacatccgattttaaaaaaattttcagcattgtgcttgtctgatttttctctattgattcaaatcaacatttttctgaggtggacttgacttttaagtAAACAACCACGCACTCTCCCAGATAATCCACCTTCCCCCAAGGAGAAGTGACCTTCATAAGGCCTggcagagagatagagagagagggagttaACTGGgggtgattttttaaaaaacttATTGTTATTTCGGCAATTGTGGGTCATTTTGCATCGTTCAAAATTTCAGTTCGATCTCCATCTAAATTTTGAATCGTTTTTAGACATGCTAATGTCCTAAaacaaatagaatacaaatatattctTTCAAGATTACTGTCAGCCAGGAAGCTCTGAAGAGTTTGTTTATACTATTACATAACAAGGACAGCTGCAACCCCACTCCATGCCGTTCATCAGCCTGATGTGGTGGCATGCACAGTGTTTTATCAGCTCTTATCAGCAGCTGCAGTCactaaggctgcgtttatgcgacctcaagccagaatcatgatttgaatcatgatttgaatcatgattcaaaacacaaacatgaatcacaatatcacagaatcagcgtttagacgaccttcattccaatgctgtttctcctcagattcgggccaatccagtgcgaatcactagtgcgcagtttgacagaggaagtttttcgcacgtgtttcggctctcgaaaattcttttgcttccatcagaattcagtctatacctcattttgtttacttctgtcataaagggtccatatgcttctattcatcttgttagtttatccaaaatggtgaatttcagcgtagatccaatttgatattgatactgtatactcaacaacaactgagatcattgtctgtccagttaattaatttactagaacttgaagttgaagacatgaccaaaaaatgaaaagtagtggacgatgcgatgaccaacacagaacttgaacatgacaagaaatgaattcatagtacatagtcatgtacatacaatgagcatatagagcgccttgagcttggcaagagtcaaaccgaaagtagcgcccgacacaacagtgaggtcatataatcatgattgtaatcacgatatcgtttattcgaacattttcgtacgtgattctgcagaaacgtctttccaaacgccccttttttcgtgtttcatgtttgtgattctaatcatgattatattcaatttcgactaaacgcaatcgtgattctgcagaatcatgatttgaatcatgattcaaatcatgattctagggtaaaaaagtggcggataaacgcaccctaaatCGACCCCACCCCAGTTTAAACGAGAGAAATGAAACTTTCCCCAAAACTGAAAGTGGGGTGTCAATACCCCACTTGAGCTCCCATTGACTAACACGCAAGACATCATCAGCAGTCAGATGAACCCCACCCCAGTTTAAACGAGAGAAATGAAGCTCTTCCAAAATCTGAAATTGGGGTTTCAAATACCCCACCTGAGCTCCCATTGACACAACACGCAAGGCAATGGAGTTCCTGTGTTATAAGCTGGTggggtattttttaaacacagGATTCGCGTAATGGGTCTTACAGATAAATGCCACTATATAAATGCTGCTCTTAATATAAAGCATTCATGTCATGGATAGTGTATTCTTGTATTGTGTATATAAAATGTTATAATCTGACATCTCTATGCACTTCCAAAGTACTTTGGTctttggatattattaccctgcaATTCCAACAATGAACAATTCAACAGAATCTTTGGAAAAGGGGAGTTTCCTTATTTGTTTTTCTCTGTATTTTCTAGGAGACTCCTATGGCTAGTTTTATCATGGGATATGTAGGAGCTGTGTCAAGTGCCTGTTCAATAGCAGTAAGTTAACCCTTTGTCTACCAGGAACTTATGTTCTCTGTACAAAGTTTATAGGAATGACAGAATGCAATATACAGTAGGCCAAATATAGAGGAGGGGGTTATGTGTGACTGAATATCTCATTTAaatcacaagttttttttttatatgcaatGCATCACCAGATGGGGATGTGCTGTACTGTGTTTTAGTCAATAAGATTTgcacataaaataatattagCATGCCTTGCCTTGACTATACTATATCCTACGTAAATTAAATCCTAAATAAAGATTGGTTCAGATAGGATCAggtgaccaaacatattctaGCTCTGATGTTGAAGCAAAATACCCATGAAGAAAATTTGCTAttctgtgacgtcaatgataGAAGAatgcactattccatcattgacgtcacagatcatgcAATCTCTTGAACAATGATTGTTTTCAATGATAATCATTGGTGACACTATTTCAATCATAAGTAACTTCAAATGTTTTTGATTgagtaaaatgaataaaaaggatACATATATTAATTTTTGCTCAGTTTAGAATTGGAATACCATTTGTACCTAAAATcaccttttaaaaatcaatattggGTCTGACATACATACAAAATTTTGGGTAACTTTGGATCACATATATATGTGTTGTAAATATGGTCTGAAAAGTTGTGCGAGTCTTATAAGAAAAAAACTCTTGAAACGTAGCAGCGCAAGCTTGTTAGGggggtacatacatgtaagtcccCCCCTGCCCTTTACAGGCTATATAGGGTTAATGGTTTATGCTGAATTAGTTGATCTGAAGATTGTTGAATAACTTAATTTGATATCCCTCTCTCATCACAGGTTGGTTTAAATCTGTTTCTTAAGAGAAGTACCAATGTCAGTCCAGCAAAACAGATGATCATCCAAAGATTTGTGCCTTTCCCAGCTGTTGGTATGTCATACACTTTGTCTTAATAATAACCTTTTTCTTCTAAAGAATAATTCTGATTTCGATATCTCCCATTACTCAGTTGATGGGCCATTCTTGGTCACGTGTTTGaccaaaattatgacaaatcttGACTTACATTAGTTATAAATCTCAAAAGTTTAGATTTAGTAATTGAAAGGTTATATAACATTAACATGTTTAGTCAACTATCATTTGGAAATATTTATTGCTGTCTTCAGTATCCAGgttcaaggtcagaggtcaaaagaAGTGGGTCACATGTGTGACTTCACACAGAAGCATGATTGTGAAGGCttaatcttattttgaaattcctgtgaatttgaaaatgatattgaactttcaaaatcatcataattatttataaatctcTTAAACTTTTAGATATTTACTGTTGCTAATTAAAGTCAAGATTTGTCATAATTTCGGTCACACACGTGACCAAGAATGGCTCTGATGatattaattatgaaatagCAGTGACTAACCTTTAAAGACCCAGATGGGAACTAAAAGCAAAATTAACAAAtgggaaatatatataatctacATAGTACAACTATGTAAGTTTTATGCATATTTACCGCTTGACATCTGGGTATTTTGCTTATTAAAACAACAACAGTAGGCTTTATTGAGCTTCTTAATAACCTGAATTATATGACGTTATATTGTGTCAGAAGGGTTGTACGTAGGAaagatttgttttcaaatttgcaGAGGAAAATAGCAATGACTTTTATTATCCAGTTCTCAAAGGGATAAAGAAAAAACctcaaattaactggtttcgaCAAAAGTGATTTTCACAGGCATCAAGAATGTGTCATCATGTTGTGTTATAGCATGATTTCGTAGATTTATACGCcaaaaaactgggtgatttttagCTTTTCAGATTAtgaatcaatttattttcaatttgcagAAGAAAATGGCATTGACAATTATCCAGTTCTGAAATAgatggaaacctacaactctactttattttttgtgatttctttatttggctcttattgggcctaaattgctatgtcagaaAAAGTTGTTATACGTAAACTGAATGCAAATAGAATTGGACAGCTGcaccaaataagcaggaaataataGATCACAATAACCTGTCCAGAGCAGGATATTTCATCAATTTCACCATGCAGGAAAAGATATATACATTATCTATATGTGATCGAAgtaaagaaaatgtgtaataataataataataatagcttgatttataaagcgctttttgccagaggatacaaagcactgctattattaccccggcttcagctcgagctaccatcaccggcgctcagtgcatgcaaggaattactcctgctgggtacccattcacctgtCAAGCTGTCAAGCAAAAATATCACCCACTTTTTGGTGTACAAGCCTATGGAATCTTTACGCTTATGTTATGGCATGTTATGCTTAttaaagtgatgatgatgtaatcACAGTCTGTGTCGTACTTCCACTGTTTTCTCTATACAGCCACAGCTAGTGTATGCAATGTAACTCTGATGAGATTCAGTGAACTTCAGACAGGGATTGAGGTAATGGATCATAACAATCGGGTTGTTGGCACATCCAAGGTGGCTGCTAAAAAGGTCAGTTCGTGTCATTTACTTTGAGCAGAAAGGACAGTAGATGTGTAAAGGTGACCGCGCACACCTTATGATTGGTCTGCGatccgatttcagaataaaatgtagtagaatttgatgctaatattgagacttggaatatcttactgttctaaatcatcgtacgaatacctatgttcaaatctgtgactatgctatcatccttcttcgAATTagagcgaatttaatatctagtcgtaatgacatcatagcagtcgtacgattggctacgatttgaaactaatttggcctttactccaaaataaaggcttgcaatctttcaaaatggttatattagtattctttcaattaattttaacctcaaataaaatgatgtgttccattcacattttcagaaaatgagcaaaatgcgatttgttccaaaatcggatcgcaaacAGTCGTAAGGCCTTAAGGAAAATTGATATGAGTAGAATGTGTgttgtcaaattttgttttcacaatgtCCATAACCTGTATAGTGATATTCTTAGAGCAGTGGTTTAATTAATAATAGGCCAACTTAGATTAGTGTTATTAGCCACTTTATTCAtcataaaataatcatttcaaTCATGCAGTTacaaatttttataaaaatgaattcatgtttTAAAGTGAGTAAGATGGGATACAATAGATTTCAATGAACTATTTGGTatattatctacatgtatgtcataaatattcattaagaaaaattagattaatatttctttttgtatatcatgtataaattgaaattttgttaCTATATGTTTCACCGACTTAACTCTTTAACACTTACTTCATCAGAGGCTATGGTATGAAGAAACGTGTCACATTTCAGAGCATCATTACCTACTTAACACATAGGATGTAATCTTATAGTCCcaacattttgaaataatatgatGAGGCCAATACAACTTTCTCAACGATCTTCAGTGTACATCTAACCCTATGTAGAATACTTTCATGTTTCGTTCTTTCAGGCCCTTTTGGAGACAGCATTGACCAGAGCTTTCCTTCCTGCTCCTATTCTGTTAATACCTCCCATCGTCATGACACTTATTGAAAACAAGTTAGTAACAAAATGCtttttaaccctttgaacccgaAGTTATTAAGGTGGTCATGACCCATACCCTTTATAGTTATTTGCACATATCGACCACATTCACAAACTCCCATGATTCGGGCCCCAAAGGCATCTCCACCCCCCATGCTAAAACCTTCCGAAATCAGTACCAATCTTGACTGAAATTATTGACTGAGTATCCCTCCATGTACTTGATAGATGATGTCATTTTTGAAAGTATTTGCAAGTTCACTGTGAGGCTTTGGGTTTAAAGGGTTAAGATGTTTTTAAAGATTAAAGGGGGCAtttgttttaagaaaagttagGTTTATTGTGACAAAAGTAATTAGTTTACAAGAATTGTATGAGATCTTTAATAAGGAATATTCCTTGAGAATGTAtacaaacattttctttttttataattttacatattttttgttctgaAGTGCCATTGCTATGGATTGAAATGGACAAATTGTTTTTGGAGAGCATATACAAGATACATAAATTAGGGTGTCCagttattgtgatttttttttcaatgaaacaaCAGTTTATTTCAATTCACATTTCCTTATTATGTGTGATACATAAGAAGAGTCAGAGACATTTTGAGTTTGTTTACTTTTCACTCAAAGAATAAAATTGCAGAAAAGCTTCAGGTGTATTacacaattcttttttttcaatcttagAACTGATACTGATtgatacttaaaggacaagtccaccccacaaaaagttgatttgaattaaaagagaaaaatccaacaagcataacactgaaaatttcatcaaaatcggatgtaaaataagaaagttatgacattttaaagtttcgcttaattttacaaaaacagttatatgcacatcctggtctgtatgcaaatgaggagactgatgacatcatccactcactatttcttttgtattttattataggaaatatgaaatattctaattttctcctcattgtcaagtgatacaacgattaattcctccctgaacatgtggaattagcattgtttaatactatatggttcagtcaagttggtccttattgtcaaatctgtaaaaaattaaatattgtataatttaaacaatcaaaaacaaaagaaatagtgagtgatggacatcatcgactgactcacctagttgtgcatatcactgttttgtgaaaaataagcgaaactttaaaatgtcataactttcttattttacatccaattttgatgaaattttcagcactatgctagtttgattttctctatttattcaagtcagtattttcctggggtggacttgacctttaaatactTACCCTTAATTGTAGtgctaaaatattttttttttcagtttggcAAATTGTTGTTATATAACTCTTTGTATACATAAATGTATACAGATGCATAACTTCTTTGATTATTTGTAGCACTGCAACTTAGATAAGAATTAGCTAAAAgtgatttaaaattgatttataagaGACATTATTAAAGACCCAGACCagtctaaaaaatgaaattgacatatcatgtacatgtaccaattGAAAGCTTGTAAACTACTAAACACAACAATGCAAGCTTTATGCATTTTTACCACTTACCAgctaagtattttgcttaagaatagcTCTTATTATCGGGCTTCAAAAATAGGTTTTTTGCTTTTCACTGCCTCAAGACCATGGCGTCATGTTGTTTTAGAAGGGTTgcgattccataggtttgtacacaaagaactgttaatttgattttgttcttaatcaaaatactcagctgtcaAGCAGTGAATATGCAGATGACTGACG
The genomic region above belongs to Lytechinus pictus isolate F3 Inbred chromosome 12, Lp3.0, whole genome shotgun sequence and contains:
- the LOC129272751 gene encoding sideroflexin-5-like — its product is MDQVEAKMDQDGYPAFHLSKPRFDQSTFLGRYRHFLDIIDPRTLFVSKKKLNDSIELLAAYKKGSLPDGVTNKQLWEAQKIKQAIIHPDTGEKVFMPFRMSGFVPFGSPIVVGLLLPNQTLASTVFWQWFNQSHNAGVNYANRNATKETPMASFIMGYVGAVSSACSIAVGLNLFLKRSTNVSPAKQMIIQRFVPFPAVATASVCNVTLMRFSELQTGIEVMDHNNRVVGTSKVAAKKALLETALTRAFLPAPILLIPPIVMTLIENKTTFLKRYPRLNLPVQAIVATASFAFALPLAISIFPQTSHISTSKLEPEIQEICKEATVKYNKGL